A genomic segment from Pseudostreptobacillus hongkongensis encodes:
- a CDS encoding Fic family protein — MYKYDGLYILLKKNNLKKSDLTTLLNISSRTISKISRGEKISNFVIKKICDFFSCDEKDIYIKVSKNPILQRLAEEKENKISGGLYHEIQVRITFNSNHIEGSKLSEEETRMIFDTKTINTKDSLPVDDIIETINHFRAIDYCIEVAEEPLNEEIIKKIHYLLKRNTKAEELSWFNIGDYKSKENIVGGKETTKPENVSNAMKQLIDSYINSEITIKEIIKFHHDFESIHPFQDGNGRVGRLIAFKECLKYNIVPFIIEDSKKYYYYRGLREWENEPGYLIDTCLDGQDTFRKLLQLFNLY, encoded by the coding sequence ATGTATAAATATGACGGTCTATATATACTACTAAAAAAGAATAATCTAAAAAAATCAGATTTAACAACTTTATTAAACATATCATCAAGAACAATTTCTAAAATTTCTCGTGGTGAAAAAATATCAAATTTTGTAATTAAAAAAATATGTGATTTTTTTTCATGTGATGAAAAAGATATATATATAAAAGTATCTAAAAATCCTATTCTTCAAAGATTGGCAGAAGAAAAGGAAAATAAAATTTCTGGTGGACTATATCATGAAATTCAAGTTAGAATAACTTTTAACTCTAATCATATTGAAGGTAGCAAACTAAGTGAAGAAGAAACAAGAATGATATTTGATACAAAAACAATTAATACTAAAGATTCATTACCAGTTGATGATATAATAGAAACTATTAATCATTTCAGAGCTATTGATTATTGTATAGAAGTAGCAGAGGAACCTCTAAATGAAGAAATAATTAAAAAAATCCATTATTTATTGAAACGTAATACAAAAGCTGAAGAGCTATCATGGTTTAATATAGGTGATTATAAATCAAAAGAAAATATCGTAGGTGGTAAAGAAACAACAAAACCTGAAAATGTTAGTAATGCTATGAAACAATTGATTGATTCATATATTAATTCAGAAATAACTATTAAAGAAATTATTAAATTTCATCATGATTTTGAATCTATACATCCATTCCAAGATGGGAATGGTCGTGTAGGTAGATTAATAGCTTTTAAAGAATGTTTAAAATATAATATAGTTCCTTTTATAATTGAAGATAGCAAAAAATATTATTATTATAGAGGATTAAGAGAATGGGAAAATGAACCTGGTTATTTAATAGATACTTGTCTTGACGGACAAGATACATTTAGAAAATTATTACAATTATTTAACTTATATTAA
- a CDS encoding ABC transporter ATP-binding protein — translation MAEVILKGVEKEYPNGFKAVHGIDLEIKDGEFMVFVGPSGCAKSTTLRMIAGLEEITGGEVYIGDQLVNDVPPKDRGIAMVFQNYALYPHMTVYENMAFGLKLKKTPKEEIDRRVKDAAAKLEITELLDRKPKEMSGGQRQRVALGRAIVREPKVFLFDEPLSNLDAKLRVSMRVRITQLHKELKTTMIYVTHDQVEAMTMGDRITVLKLGRIMQVDTPLNLYHKPANKFVAGFIGSPTMNLLEATLVEKEGKVYVDIDGSQVELASNKAEKVRGYIGKRVIFGIRPENIVTTKEESSYSVEGDISVVEQMGNEEYIYFMLNGNQMTARMNVDGISDTNKQGRERFYFDTSRSHIFDIETEENISL, via the coding sequence ATGGCAGAAGTAATATTAAAAGGGGTAGAAAAAGAGTATCCAAATGGATTCAAAGCAGTACATGGGATAGATTTAGAAATAAAAGACGGAGAATTCATGGTATTTGTAGGGCCATCAGGATGTGCAAAATCAACAACATTAAGAATGATAGCAGGACTAGAAGAAATAACAGGAGGAGAAGTATACATAGGAGATCAACTAGTAAATGATGTACCACCAAAAGATAGAGGAATAGCAATGGTATTCCAAAACTATGCACTATATCCACATATGACAGTATATGAAAATATGGCATTTGGATTAAAATTAAAGAAGACACCGAAAGAAGAAATAGATAGAAGAGTAAAAGATGCAGCAGCAAAGTTAGAAATAACAGAGTTATTAGATAGAAAACCAAAAGAAATGTCAGGAGGACAAAGACAAAGGGTAGCATTAGGACGTGCTATAGTAAGAGAACCAAAAGTATTCTTATTTGATGAACCATTATCAAACTTAGATGCAAAACTAAGAGTATCAATGCGTGTAAGAATAACACAATTACATAAAGAGTTAAAGACAACAATGATATATGTAACACATGATCAAGTAGAAGCAATGACAATGGGAGATAGAATAACAGTATTAAAATTAGGAAGAATAATGCAAGTAGATACACCATTAAACTTATATCATAAACCAGCAAATAAATTTGTTGCAGGATTTATAGGGTCACCAACAATGAACTTATTAGAAGCAACATTGGTGGAAAAAGAAGGAAAGGTATATGTAGATATAGATGGATCACAAGTGGAGCTAGCATCAAATAAGGCAGAAAAGGTAAGAGGGTATATAGGAAAGAGAGTAATATTTGGAATAAGACCAGAAAATATAGTGACAACAAAAGAAGAAAGTTCATATAGTGTAGAAGGGGATATATCAGTAGTAGAACAAATGGGAAATGAAGAATATATATACTTTATGTTAAATGGAAATCAAATGACAGCAAGAATGAATGTAGATGGAATAAGTGATACAAATAAACAAGGAAGAGAAAGATTTTACTTTGACACATCACGTTCACACATATTTGATATAGAAACTGAAGAAAATATCAGTTTATAA